A region of Diospyros lotus cultivar Yz01 chromosome 3, ASM1463336v1, whole genome shotgun sequence DNA encodes the following proteins:
- the LOC127797311 gene encoding protein transport protein Sec24-like At3g07100 translates to MGTENSNHANFPQRPAAPFAAASQSTSSFLSSGPVFGSEASAFAATPAGAPQATRTLLSSGPAVGSEASGFRPIQPGRSNDPSTTPPPWSYVPTPLGASQRLPAPQFFSTAQVPPPHTSPLGQPVFSQPIRTPTGHVSSPPVSLYPQQQIPTVPMGSPPQSMNHVPSGRIVSPSSLDSSFSAPRPTFQPLQSGFPGYPSKQPTAVTQPPSMQSAPFVTHQGGYGPPRPSTSGPFLAHQGGYVPPPPVAAPQAVYSREQMQHQASGPPVGSVQGLTEDFSSLSLASIPGSLDPGLDSKALPRPLDGDIEQKSFAEAYPLNCNSRYLRLTTTAIPTSQSLVSRWHLPLGAVVCPLAEAPDGEEVPVVNFATTGIIRCRRCRTYVNPYVVFTDGGRKWRCNICALLNDVPGDYFAHLDASGRRIDLNERPELTKGSVEFIAPAEYMVRPPMPPLYFFLIDVSISAVRSGMLEVVAQTIKSCLDRLPGFPRTQIGFITFDSTIHFYNIKSSLTQPQMMVVSDLDDIFVPLPDDLLVNLSESRSVVDALLDSLPSIFQDNLNVESAFGPALKAAFMVMSQLGGKLLIFQNTLPSLGVGRLRLRGDDLRVYGTDKEHALRIPEDPFYKQMAADCSKCQIAVNIYAFSDKYTDIASIGTLAKYTGGQVYYYPSFHSTIHQEKLSHELARDLTRETAWEAVMRIRCGKGVRFTSYHGNFMLRSTDLLALPAVDCDKAYAAQLSLEETLLTTQTVYFQVALLYTSSSGERRIRVHTAAAPVAADLGEMYHQADTGAIISLFSRLAIEKTLSYKLEEARSSIQHRIVKALREYRNLYAVQHRLGGRMIYPESLKFLLLYGLSLCKSVPLRGGYADAQLDDRCAAGYTMMALPVKRLLKLLYPSLVRVDEYLVKDISQSHDFNFSRLPLTAESLDSRGLYVYDDGFRFVVWFGRTLSPEIAVNLLGKDFATDFLRVTLSEHGSEMSRKLMGILKKFRETDPSYYQLPHLVRQGEQPREGFFLLANLVEDQVGGMSGYLDWVMQIHRQVQQNA, encoded by the exons ATGGGGACAGAGAATTCTAATCATGCCAATTTCCCTCAGAGACCTGCTGCACCCTTTGCTGCTGCTTCTCAGAGTACGTCGTCTTTTCTATCATCGGGCCCTGTATTTGGATCCGAGGCCTCTGCCTTTGCGGCCACACCAGCTGGTGCTCCCCAGGCTACAAGGACTTTGTTATCATCTGGTCCAGCTGTTGGATCAGAAGCATCTGGTTTTAGACCAATACAACCAGGTAGATCCAATGATCCATCCACAACACCGCCACCATGGTCATATGTCCCCACACCGCTAGGAGCTTCCCAGCGCCTCCCAGCACCACAATTTTTTTCAACAGCTCAAGTACCCCCTCCACACACTTCCCCTTTGGGTCAGCCAGTTTTTTCGCAACCAATTAGAACTCCAACAGGTCATGTTTCATCTCCGCCAGTTTCCCTTTATCCACAACAGCAGATTCCAACTGTGCCAATGGGGTCTCCGCCTCAAAGCATGAACCATGTCCCATCAGGCAGGATTGTTTCTCCCTCATCCTTAGATTCATCGTTTTCTGCTCCTAGGCCTACCTTTCAGCCATTGCAGTCTGGTTTTCCTGGTTATCCTAGCAAGCAGCCTACTGCAGTTACACAGCCCCCATCTATGCAATCTGCCCCTTTTGTTACCCATCAAGGCGGTTATGGTCCTCCCCGACCTTCAACATCTGGTCCTTTTCTTGCTCATCAAGGAGGTTATGTTCCTCCTCCACCAGTTGCAGCTCCACAAGCTGTCTATTCAAGGGAACAAATGCAACACCAAGCCTCTGGACCTCCTGTGGGGTCTGTGCAGGGCTTGACAGAAGACttcagttctctctctcttgcttccATTCCTGGATCACTTGATCCAGGACTTGATTCTAAAGCATTACCAAGGCCATTGGATGGTGACATTGAGCAGAAGTCCTTCGCTGAGGCATATCCCTTGAATTGCAATTCTAGGTATCTACGACTTACAACTACTGCCATCCCAACTTCTCAGTCATTGGTTTCAAGGTGGCATTTGCCTCTTGGTGCAGTTGTTTGTCCTCTTGCAGAAGCTCCAGATGGG GAGGAAGTGCCAGTAGTTAACTTTGCCACGACTGGCATTATCCGTTGTAGAAGATGTCGGACATATGTGAACCCATATGTGGTATTCACAGATGGTGGAAGAAAGTGGCGCTGCAACATCTGTGCTTTACTCAATGATG TTCCTGGTGATTATTTTGCCCATTTGGATGCCAGTGGCAGAAGAATTGATTTGAATGAAAGGCCTGAGCTTACCAAAGGCAGTGTGGAATTCATTGCACCAGCTGAATATATGGTGCGGCCTCCAATGCCACCACTATATTTTTTCCTGATTGACGTGTCAATTTCTGCTGTCAGAAGTGGAATGCTTGAG GTTGTAGCACAAACTATCAAGTCTTGTTTGGATAGATTGCCTGGGTTCCCCAGAACCCAGATTGGGTTCATAACATTTGACAGCACCATACATTTTTACAACATAAAG TCATCTTTGACACAGCCTCAAATGATGGTGGTGTCAGATTTGGATGATATATTTGTTCCTTTGCCCGATGATCTTCTTGTCAACTTGTCTGAATCAAGAAGTGTGGTGGATGCTTTGCTAGATAGCTTACCTTCCATCTTTCAGGACAATCTGAATGTGGAATCTGCTTTTGGCCCAGCTCTTAAAGCTGCATTTATGGTTATG AGCCAACTTGGTGGGAAATTGTTAATTTTCCAGAATACACTGCCATCTCTTGGCGTTGGCCGCTTAAGGTTGCGTGGAGATGACCTACGTGTTTATGGAACAGATAAAGAGCATGCATTAAGAATTCCTGAAGACCCATTTTACAAACAGATGGCTGCTGATTGCAGTAAGTGCCAGATAGCAGTGAATATCTATGCATTCAGTGACAAGTACACTGATATAGCCTCCATAG GAACTTTGGCAAAGTATACCGGTGGTCAAGTATACTACTATCCAAGCTTCCATTCAACCATTCACCAGGAGAAGTTGAGTCATGAATTGGCCAGAGATCTTACAAGAGAAACTGCCTGGGAAGCTGTCATGCGCATAAGATGTGGAAAAG GTGTGAGGTTCACATCTTATCATGGGAATTTTATGCTTAGGTCAACTGATTTATTAGCACTTCCAGCTGTAGACTGTGATAAAGCTTATGCAGCACAATTGAGTCTTGAAGAAACATTATTGACCACTCAGACTGTATATTTCCAAGTCGCCTTGTT ATACACTTCATCTTCTGGGGAGAGGCGTATCAGAGTACATACTGCTGCAGCACCAGTGGCTGCAGATTTAGGAGAAATGTACCATCAGGCTGATACTGGTGCCATTATTTCTTTGTTTAGTAGGCTAG CAATTGAGAAGACTCTGTCCTATAAACTGGAAGAAGCTCGAAGCTCCATTCAACACAGGATTGTCAAGGCCCTCAGAGAATATCGAAATTTATATGCTGTGCAGCATCGCTTGGGGGGCAGGATGATATACCCAGAATCACTCAAGTTCTTGCTGTTGTATGGGTTATCACTATGTAAATCAGTGCCTCTTCGTGGTGGATATGCTGATGCGCAGCTCGATGATCGCTGTGCTGCAGGCTACACCATGATGGCTTTACCTGTTAAAAGATTGTTGAAGTTGTTATATCCTAGTTTAGTTCGGGTTGATGAGTACCTTGTGAAG GATATTTCTCAGTCTCATGACTTCAACTTTTCAAGGTTACCACTCACGGCAGAGAGTTTAGATTCCAGAGGCCTTTATGTTTATGATGACGGATTTCGGTTTGTTGTATGGTTCGGTAGAACACTTTCTCCTGAAATAGCTGTGAATCTACTTGGGAAGGATTTTGCTACAGACTTTTTGAGG GTTACTCTGAGTGAGCATGGTAGTGAAATGTCAAGAAAGCTGATGGGAATACTGAAGAAATTTAGGGAGACTGACCCGTCATATTATCAGCTACCTCATCTTGTAAGACAAGGTGAACAACCCAGGGAAGGTTTCTTTCTCCTTGCAAACCTAGTTGAGGACCAGGTTGGTGGTATGAGTGGCTATCTTGATTGGGTTATGCAAATACACCGGCAAGTGCAACAAAATGCATGA